From the Motacilla alba alba isolate MOTALB_02 chromosome 1, Motacilla_alba_V1.0_pri, whole genome shotgun sequence genome, the window CCCACCGCATCACACAtagcctccagcagctgcaaaatTCTGTCCTGGATGTTCTATGGTACTGAATTTGTCCCTTCATTTCCCATGAGGaagtttgtttctttgtctGGATTGCAGGAAGTATGAGGAGACCGAAGTCCTTAAGTAGCTTCAATAGGTTCCTGATGTGAGACAGCTACTGCCTTTGAATGTGGTGCCTCAAATGGTGAAAAGTATCATGATCTCAAGCTCCATTTTAATGCTTAATAGAGAGGTCAGCTGCAGAAGCAAAGCCTCCAAGGAGATAGTCCACCTTCTTCTCTTACTACTCAGTCAAATATTGagccaaaggaaggaaaaaaattcttttatctGTAAAGTGCATTTTAGGATGCTATAGcaaaatttgtttctcttcttctcaGTAAAGCCTAGTCCACCAGAAAATGTGACCTTCTACTGGGAAGAGGACACTGTTACTGTAAGCTGTAATAAACCAAAGAGAAATGCATGGTGCTTGAGATTTGAGCTTCAGTACAAAAGCAAGTTTGACAAAGAGTGGCAAGTGAGTGGTATATCACATTTTTAATCATTGAAAAGCAGTAGACATCACATTTTTATTCAACACTAGAAGGAGTTGGAAGTAGCATATCCATAGAATATAAAACATGGTTGTTTCCAAATTTTCTCCCATCCTATATTTTCAAATCTATCTGCTAGCAGAAAACATCTAGATTTTTAGAACCCTGGGTTTCTACCATGTCAGAAATAATTTACAAGTTAAAGGAAGTTCCCACCCTAAGAGCTGAGGACAATCTAAGGAAAAGGCATACATTTAGAATAGAGGAGTTTGGAAAGatagaagcagaaaacagattagggaaaagaagagagaaaaaaaactaatgaaatagtataaaaaaaaagaaattatagagGATTCTtatttattctaaaattatCTGTCAAGTATTTCCAAATATTATTTCACTAACCTAAACCTTTCCATTCGCAAATATaacttgtaaatattttgtggATTGGAGTGTCTTTGTGTATTGTAAATATGCAAATGTAACATAGTGCACTATACAATGATTGTTATGACCTTCAACTTAATACCATACAACAAGGAATGGATATGAATAGTCAAAAGTCAATCAAGAAACAGAATTCctgaaaaggcagagaaggTAACATTTGTTTCTGAGGTTTTGCATTGGCTTATTCCTTGTCCTAGTTATGATCATGACTGAGTACAGCATTTTGAAGCACTGTCTTGAAAACCAGAATTAACAATAATAAACCTTCTATCTCAGTCCAGAACTTCTAAGTGCTGCAGTGTTGGCGAGCAAGGCTTCGATCCAAGGAAGTGCTACTCTTTCCGGGTCAGACTGAGGAGGCTGGTACCATACTGCAATGTAGTCAAATACAGCAGTGACTGGGCAGCTGAAACATTTTGGATGAATGGCACGTTATTAGGTAACAACTAATATAATCTCAGTGCAAAAGAAGAAGGGGTGATtacaaaaaaagctgaagataTGCAGCAAATGAATGTTGCACTATTGCTCTCCATCTTGTATTATCAAAGAAGGTTCATGTGCATGTTTAATTGCACCTGTTTAATTTAACTCTATCCACTTTGCTCCTCATGGCCCCTGAAGCTCCCAATGAATGTCATAATCAGTAAAGTGAAGAGTGTTATTATTTGTGTTATGATAGCATTGAGGATCCCCCAGTGGCAGTGATGTAATGCATGAGGGCTCTGTGGGTGTGGGTGTTGAAGGGGGGTGCCCGTATATGATATTTGGACATCAAATATAAACTCTAAGAAAATCCCTGATGTCCAATTTTTGAATGCAGTTTGTTTTGCAAGTACATCCAGCTGAACTACAGCACCGCAGGTCACAGAAGTCTGATGCTCAAGGGTGCTGCATTGATCAAAACAAGGAGGATGGGGAAAAAGAGATTGTGAAGGGAAGCAAAGCCAGTACCAGCACTGCTTTCCTACCAGACAGTTGCATTTTATGGAGGGTGACTGACATTAATTTGATTGTCAATGTAAACAGTATTCCTActgcttttcaaaaacaaatcccagattttctgtaggaaaaaaaaagactataCACCATACAAACACATTTATGTTACCTAAGCACAAACTGCCACTCACTAGACTTTATCAGAATTATGAAGCCCTCAATTGTTCAGAGCAACAAGATCTGATGCAATGGGCTCTTAGCTCTCTTGAAGACAACCTAGCTGGGATGAAATCCTGGACCATAGGTAGCCTGTACACTCATGGCCACAGCGCTGACCTACAGAGAAGACTCTTCCACTATGCAAATTGTGAGCCTGCAAGCATGTCCTCAGGTGTGGCTGGCAAATGCCCTTAGGAAATAAGGACAGAGTTTTCCTCTGCACCTCTGAGAGCAGACAACTTATTAGCCTTACCTGAACCATTTGAGCAGAGTCTGTCAGCAGGTGCCTGCAAGGAAGGACATCACAGAGGAGACAGTCTAAGTGGTTAAGAGATTCCATGTGCCCCTGCATCAGAAGTGACATTGACACAGCTCCTTCACTGGGGCAAGTAGTTTTCTTCAGGACTTTAATGAGTTATTGACTCCAAATCTATAATCAGACGAAGCCATGAAGCTTCAAGAAATTTCATAAACTCTGAAGACCTCACTTAGCTGGGGGTCACAATTTTATTTGTGGTTTCCTGGCAGCTaaacagagcagggaggtggaaCAAGCTGTACAGTTGCTTCTGTATGAATAATCATCCAGGGTTTTGGCATTTCTGTGGAGACTAGAAGGCCAGGAGTAGAAGGCAGAGGTTTGAGGTGGCATTacaaaagctgcaggaagaacACTGAGAATGTAGAAAAATGCACAAATTCATTAGTTTTATATACTGGCATGTTAGGTGTTAGTCTGCCACTACTTACTTTCTGGGTATCAACTCCTGTGATTTTCTGGCTCCTTGTTTGCTGGGattgtttatttggttttttttttttgttgggagATAAGACATTTGGGCCACATGTAAACTTGCATTTGTGGCTTTAGTGATTGTAAGTAGGTTTATGTAATACAGATCTTAGCACAAAGTTGCTTTATCATTGTTAATGCAACGTGATGAAGGTGAGTAGAAATATTTGATTCATTTATAATGCATCTGCCTATAAGCCCCCTCTGTTGTCCTGTACCAGGTCAATTTagataaataaaagaagaatttagTTTTGTTGCAAGGTTTGGGGAAgccaagattttcttttcagtctcaTTTGAACAATAAAACTTGTCTTATTTGTCCTTAAAAacttctgggtttattttttttctttttaaagaaaagtcaATATTTTATCATGATTAGGAACATCTACAGttaaagcaaaaattttttttgacaTATTCTTTTTGTGATTATTCTTAGATTCTTGTGATGATGATAGAACTCCTCAGTCAAAGACAGTAATTGTTTTAAGTTGTTCGCTGGCAGTACTCTTAATGATGCTTATTCTCCTGATTCTTCTGTGTAAATGGCAGAGGTAAATATAGTTTTATTGGTTGCTACTAAATAGCCATGTCACAAAAATAGAGCTGTCATTCTGGATGAAGCCTCTTGTGATGAAAATTCTTGTCAGGCAAATGGAGTCATGGTGAAGATGTAGAAGTCAGTTGCTTAATCACTGTTTGAGGAATAACATATCCTGGCCTTCTAAACACCCAAGGCCTTTATTTGCAAAACTGGAACAATTCTGGTAAAAGACATTGTTTCAGGATAAAATTCTGTCTCTTCCacttaatttcttctctttttaagaAATTTAGATAAATTCTGAGAAGCCAATTTTTCTAGCTACTTCTTCTGAAAGGACATTCTTTTGTTCAACCTTCATCAATCAATCAAAATGTCTCTTTGCATTAGGAAAAAGTAAGCTTGAGTGCATTTAACTTTAATAAGACTATATCAATATTTAGATTGGCAGTCGAATAATGCTGTTCATGTTCAcaatttacaatttaaaaaaaccccaaacaactaCCAAACAACAAGCAAACCCACAAAGGCCCcagattttggctttttttggtggaaaaaagTGCCAGAATTGACATATTTTCAGAGATGAAAGTATTTATGACTCTAATTACCCTTTTACTTCATAAATTGAGTTTTTTCTCCTGAACTTCTATGGTTCACATTTACGTTTGTGTTCACTAACTCAGCCAATACAACTGGTTGCTACACCATCTTCCCTGTCTAGGGGAAGCTAACCAGAGGATGCAAGCTCTGACTACTGCATCAAGCAGAATGGCACATGCTGAATAACTGGAAGTTTGTGTAAAGTCTGGATTTTGCTAGACTTGGATTGGGTTGAAAATTTATCAAAAACATCTCTTTGCCTGATGGTGTTATCAGACTGTTATAACTGCTTTTTGACTTTGGaacacatttaaaagaaatcaagaaCAGAGTACTGTcatgtaaaatatatttgtggGTACAGAACTGTGCTGAAGGAGATTTTTGTATTAATAGATGTGCAATAACAAAACATTgatttgcattctttttttcctttttgcaggGTTCAGATGTCAGTCCTGCCTGCTATACCAGACCCAAAATACCCATTTGCAGATCTCTTTAATGATCATAATGGAAACTTGCAGGTAAAAATCACCTTAGCTGAGCTGCAAACTCCAAAACGTTGAGAATAATTTGAAGGAAGCTACTGATTCTTGCTCTGCAAAGACATTACTACAAGCAGTCTCTGACCCAAGATaaaagccccaaacccctccctcTTGTGCAGCATCACCAAGAGGATCCATGGAGCAAATGCTCATAAAAtcagtgcagtgctgctttgggaCTGTGAAAAGACACTTGCTATAGAGACAGAGAAACTGCTGGAGAAGAATTTCAGGGTGTTGAGAGGCACAATATCCACAGAAATGACATTGTGGTCTCTGCATCCTTCCCTGCACATGATAGGTCAGGGAGCTTGATCTTGTGCTTTATGTTTGTGAAGTGCTGAACATGTGAGTGCTGGCACAGTGATGGCACCCACACCTTTGGAGGTGTCAGTCACAGCAGGGAATAGCCACACTTAGCCATAGAGATCCATGCTCACAAAACCTTTAGACAGGGAATATCTATCAAATGAATGGCTacagtttttgcttttgttttcttactgcTTCTTATGAGTCCCTGACATCACATATGTGGTGTAGTTTTCTGTGTTAGTAGTTCTAGTGTTTACCTAATTGCTAGTAAGTTTTCTTTAAAGGGGAAACAggttaaatatttatgttttgaaaTCCAATGGAATATCAAAAATCAgtaataatttttcagtgacAAGCTGAAAACCTTTTATATAAAAGATAGCTTTATACTCAAAGTGAATAAAAAAGATACAAATTCAAATTAGTACTGAAGGATTAATACAGATATGCTATGTAGCCTAAATCTTCATCTGAATTTAGTCTTAATTTAGATTAAGTCGGTGCTTGGGTCAAAGAAAGCATGAGTCTATCAAAGATGGAGAACCAGATGTTTTACACATCCAAGGTTTTCTAAGGGCCccaattaaatacaaaaatgtattttatgtggTCTCAAGAATAAGTAGGAGTTTGTATGCAGTTCTGGAATCCTATCTGCTTCCCTGCCATTCTGTCTTTCTTCTGTCCTGTTATTTTATGTCCTGCTTCTCTACATTGCTTCAGTTTCATCTTCTCCATTGTGGCTTATCCTGGAAAGATGCCAATATGAAAGGAAAGTTGGTAATTGGTATCTGTACAACCAGGTTTCTTTTGACAGATAACTCATCTCTGCTgacattaacattttaatttttctaggAATGGCTAGACAAAAATGACCACATGGTGTTGCAAACCAAGATGGAATATGAGGACCCAGAATCCATCACTGAGGCAGAAAGCCAGCAAGAAGATGGGAAGAACAGTGACAAACAGGGACCTTTGGAAAAAATCTTCACTTTTTCAGGagcaactgaaaataatgacagcaaagcagctgagatTGCCTGCCTGATACCAGCACCCAACACTACAGCTCCTTTTGCTGGCTTCCATATTTTAATGAATGATGACATGTATGTGATGTTATAAAAGCTACAGAAGGTGTTAGGAAATTCCATAAAAATCATGATGAGTTTGGGAGAGTGACTGAATAGGAAAAGGTCATCATGATAAGATTCACATCAAGAAAGACATTGGGCTGTGTTTTTAGAGCTGTACTTTCCCATCAGCTACGATCTCTTGGGCAGACTCAAGTGTTTGAAACAAACTCCTGATAATTTATAGAGTCAGGATTTGTTCTTCTAATTGGGGTTTATCCCTAAGGCCCATTTTCCTGCTAGGGACAGCGGGGCACAGGAGCTCCCCCATAATAAatgtcagcagagctgagatttAGTCCTTCTGCTTATGGAGTGTGTAGAGCAGGGCAAAGAACACCATTGTTCTTCctaaatgaaaagagaaaataaagaggatTTGCTGTCTCGTGTAAAGAGACTTTCGTTGCCTAACTTTGCATTTCATGGCATGCCTTAAAGATTTTACAGAGAAGGAATAAGGCCCACTTCTAGGAAGAGAAGAGCAAGGATCTTCAGTACTGAATCACATTTTAGCCTGCAGATACTTCTGTGTAGGCAGCTTCCTCCAGAACCGCAGGGCTTCAAGTGTTCTCTCAGAAGGTCGTGTCCTCTGTGTCTTAAAGTTTTTGAATAGTCAGCATTATACAGCCTTTATTTTAGAAAGCTGAAGTTCATTTTGAACAGCATTTATATTTAActgaatttcatttatttcaaactGGGGTTTAGTGCAGTCAGCAGCTGTAGACACAGATTAGGACTTCTTATTCATAT encodes:
- the CRLF2 gene encoding cytokine receptor-like factor 2 isoform X4, with the protein product MRLFFQAYSMIFILGNMVASQSQSSGGEDAINTTIINFNNEKMQITWPTRDLFPNENVSFFYTFGEGTNKVWKPCTTYLLDQDYNSGCLFKTEGPTLSISIRNSNGSDVLFSKNLKADFYIKPSPPENVTFYWEEDTVTVSCNKPKRNAWCLRFELQYKSKFDKEWQSRTSKCCSVGEQGFDPRKCYSFRVRLRRLVPYCNVVKYSSDWAAETFWMNGTLLDSCDDDRTPQSKTVIVLSCSLAVLLMMLILLILLCKWQRVQMSVLPAIPDPKYPFADLFNDHNGNLQEWLDKNDHMVLQTKMEYEDPESITEAESQQEDGKNSDKQGPLEKIFTFSGATENNDSKAAEIACLIPAPNTTAPFAGFHILMNDDMYVML
- the CRLF2 gene encoding cytokine receptor-like factor 2 isoform X3 is translated as MRLFFQAYSMIFILGNMVASQSQSSAGGEDAINTTIINFNNEKMQITWPTRDLFPNENVSFFYTFGEGTNKVWKPCTTYLLDQDYNSGCLFKTEGPTLSISIRNSNGSDVLFSKNLKADFYIKPSPPENVTFYWEEDTVTVSCNKPKRNAWCLRFELQYKSKFDKEWQSRTSKCCSVGEQGFDPRKCYSFRVRLRRLVPYCNVVKYSSDWAAETFWMNGTLLDSCDDDRTPQSKTVIVLSCSLAVLLMMLILLILLCKWQRVQMSVLPAIPDPKYPFADLFNDHNGNLQEWLDKNDHMVLQTKMEYEDPESITEAESQQEDGKNSDKQGPLEKIFTFSGATENNDSKAAEIACLIPAPNTTAPFAGFHILMNDDMYVML
- the CRLF2 gene encoding cytokine receptor-like factor 2 isoform X1: MITHLFTVCCVIPTMRLFFQAYSMIFILGNMVASQSQSSGGEDAINTTIINFNNEKMQITWPTRDLFPNENVSFFYTFGEGTNKVWKPCTTYLLDQDYNSGCLFKTEGPTLSISIRNSNGSDVLFSKNLKADFYIKPSPPENVTFYWEEDTVTVSCNKPKRNAWCLRFELQYKSKFDKEWQSRTSKCCSVGEQGFDPRKCYSFRVRLRRLVPYCNVVKYSSDWAAETFWMNGTLLDSCDDDRTPQSKTVIVLSCSLAVLLMMLILLILLCKWQRVQMSVLPAIPDPKYPFADLFNDHNGNLQEWLDKNDHMVLQTKMEYEDPESITEAESQQEDGKNSDKQGPLEKIFTFSGATENNDSKAAEIACLIPAPNTTAPFAGFHILMNDDMYVML
- the CRLF2 gene encoding cytokine receptor-like factor 2 isoform X2, producing MKKIKSVCCVIPTMRLFFQAYSMIFILGNMVASQSQSSAGGEDAINTTIINFNNEKMQITWPTRDLFPNENVSFFYTFGEGTNKVWKPCTTYLLDQDYNSGCLFKTEGPTLSISIRNSNGSDVLFSKNLKADFYIKPSPPENVTFYWEEDTVTVSCNKPKRNAWCLRFELQYKSKFDKEWQSRTSKCCSVGEQGFDPRKCYSFRVRLRRLVPYCNVVKYSSDWAAETFWMNGTLLDSCDDDRTPQSKTVIVLSCSLAVLLMMLILLILLCKWQRVQMSVLPAIPDPKYPFADLFNDHNGNLQEWLDKNDHMVLQTKMEYEDPESITEAESQQEDGKNSDKQGPLEKIFTFSGATENNDSKAAEIACLIPAPNTTAPFAGFHILMNDDMYVML